Genomic DNA from Penaeus monodon isolate SGIC_2016 chromosome 40, NSTDA_Pmon_1, whole genome shotgun sequence:
TATAAATGCCATTTTCAGATCGTTTTTGGATCACGTCCACGGCGAACGGCAAAAATTACGCAAGGAACCGGTAAAAAGTAAGTCGACCGTAATCATGCTATATAAGTGTTTAGATTGTTATTGGAAATCTTACTTGTTGCATATTTCGAGAACTGTAATGGTTTGACGATATAATATAAGCAATGTCAATATGCGCCGAATGTCCGCTGCATATGCCTATAGCACGGAGTACCACTGTCTAAGCAATTGCATAGTAATTATCAACATTGAGGCTGGACTTGATAATGTATAATTTCCATAACGTAACAAATATTTACGTGACGGAGAAAACCAGTAACTTTATTTAGtcatcccatatttttttttgctctctgtaAATAATTTGCGATTAGTTGGAAGCTGCACGACCCACACTTTGGACAATACGGATGGAGATTAATTAATGAATCTAGGGAggaatatttatacatgtttttatttttattttgctgtatATTTAGACGGAGAAGATGAAATGTACGTGAACGACAAACGGCTCGACGATTTACGTTGCTTTGTGTACAGTTTTGAAAAGTACATCGTTAGTTTTCCTATATTCACGCATTTATTAGACAATGAGCGATCACTtctgaataacaaaataatcttGCTCAAAGAGTGAAGGATGGTTCTCATTCCGTAGAGTTAAACAtgaaataatgctaacaatttTTCTTACGATGTTTATTGTTAGTTCATGTTGTTAATTACCCATTTTCTTTCATCGTACATattaagaaatggaataaaaatatctttttttttcagccacATGTTTCTGGGAGACTAATACATCACTTATTTCCTGAACCGGTCATTTGCGATGGAAAACGacaacaaattcatatatatatatatatatatatatatatatatatatatatatatatatatatatatatatattacaacgtAATATTACAACAGTTGGAACAAAATATAGTTTTTGCAAGGTTGATTGGTTGTGGAAAAAATACCGATATTTTTCCATATAATGCTAATGGCTTAAGAACATtaaagtattctctctctctccatctatctatctatctaaagtattcttcctttctttccttccttctttctttcattctctctctctctctctctctctctctctctctctctctctctctctctctctctctctctctctctctctctctctctctctctctctctctctctctctctctctctctctctccctccctccctccctccctccctccctccgatgttacctaaaaaggtaacaccggcactctccgtggaaaggaactagggaccctaccacgtactcactccaatatcatcacatgaaaactacatttgagtatcatgctgtgaccacggcggctcaaacatgaacctaccgtaaaaaacaacaactattctctctatctatttatctatctctttctctctgtctctcttgagAACACTAAAGtatcctctcactctttctctctgactctctgaaGGACAATAAAGTATTCtttatctcactatctatccatttatctctatctctcaaacacacacacaatcacacacacacacaatcactcaaatacacacaatcacacacacacacacacactcactcaaatacacacaatcacacacactcactcaaatacacacaatcacacacagaaaTAGATTGATAATTAATCAGAAGAGCAGTAGTTCTTAAACAAAGATTAAGGACTTGAAAggtctgctagaaaaaaaaaatgctcagctGGGTATGTGCTTGCGCAGTTCTATTAGGTCTCTCTTGCTAATGTTGCCAACGTACAGAGCATGCATATGAAGTTAGCGACGTTTCTTCAAGGCTATATAATATTGGCAGCTTTGTTATCTGTCTATCGGTGAAACCCAGACTCTTGGTTACAGCGCTGTCTatcgatgccttttgtaacaggctCTTGTATCAGATCTTTAAAGTATAGTttgctatatgaccttgatgcctagcacatttatttgctttaactattaaccattagagtacagttggcagaaccatgtACCATGCAAAATGCAAAATATCTGTACCACTAGAGCATGGAAGATAATGCATCTCGTTAGATTTCCTCTTAGGATACCCTGAGAGGAGCAGTCATGCATCACAACCGGGAGTTGTGACTGGTTCGGAGCAACCTAAtgtaagtaaagaaagaaagaaaaaaaaggcattgatAAAGTATTTGCTGGTAAGTTTCTGAGGTCACGTGACTTTTGCCATGCAGCTAACCAGGCCCATGTGACGTCGCATCACATGggcatattcatataataagtgCTCATTCCTGTATAAAGTCTTTGTTATTATCTGCATTCTAATACGTCTCAGGCTACCGCAATacataaataattgaatatagaTACGGATACACACattgatagatattgatatataaattggtagatgggtaaacagatagatagctgtatgtataggtatatttcCCAAACactgtaattttattttctaGATTTAAACAGTGACTTTTAAAGACAAATCTACCGTCAGCAGGTTAGAGAGAAAGACACGGAAATTGAATGCTgtagatttttattataatgttctACACTCGGAATGTCTGCTGAACAACCAGGAGACAACTTCGACAACGTCGTGAATTTTGTGGTCTGaagttaactgaaaaaaaaaatgtttggcctCTTCTGGAAAATGAGGAAGTTTtgtgttttgaatatttttaagcTATTTTAACGATTTAAAAGAGTTTGTTTTAACTCTGTTGAGGTACTTTTGGTACGCGGTGAATTTGTCTCTATAAAGTAAACAACATTTATTCTCATGAAAGTACCTGTccgtttgtttgttaatttttactCTTcggttttatatagatatatacatgtggtatgccataaatgatgtatatatatatttttttacgttcttTTCTAAATTTTGTGAGTAAATTTAATCACATTTACTCACAAAGTAAATGTGATTAGATTTACTTTGGTTTATATGCATTGTGTGATATAGTAAACGACTTTCATATATTTCTATTGttggaaaatttttattgtaaagtTAAGgtcttcgtgtatatatatgttatatatatatatatatatatatatatatatatatatatatatatatatatatatatatatatatatttttttttttttttttttttttttttttttttttttttctgaaattgtgAATGATTAATGCAATTTATGTATTCCGGTTAAGGAAGTGTGAGATTTATGGAATATCTTGTTATATACTGATTAGTTAAAAGACTTTTTGGAAATCAAGATATCAGAATGAAAACTTGATTTAAGCAGTGATAATAAGTCAGTGATAAAACCCatcatggattatatatatatatatatatatatatatatatatatatatatatatatatatatatatatgtatatgtatatatatatatatatatatatatatatatatatatatatatatatataacacagtagTTTTGAGAGAACATAgttcattatttattgttgttttacgaAATGTTggtgatgtgtaatatatatgtatgtatgtatgtctgtcttttttttccaaaacgatATTAATTTTCCAGCTCGatccttgttttattattttttttttcgttaatgccTAATTTTGCATTTGTAATTGTGGTGTTTTTTATCAGATAGCTTCTCCGGACTTTACAGATTTTGTTTACGGTGTGATACGGAATTTGTAAAGTAATGATTTTCTACATTGATTTCCTGGGGAATTTTTAACTTTACGTATTCAAGTAGAAGTCAGTTTCGgaggctaaaaatatatatatttatagatttacctTGAAACAAAGCaaggaatatgaatgaataaaaaaatattaatatattgatagataattgAATGACTAAAAGGATGAAATATCAgcctgtctgttttttgtttttttctgaaattgtGATTGTAAGTTTGTAAGCTGATAAAGATTTCTATctggattgaaaaaaaagaacagcatcTGTAActttgtggttttctttttttcatttccttttttgagTTCCGGAATTGTTAAACTAATATTTTGTCTTAAGGAGAAGCACTGACATGTTTGATTTTATGATCCTAGGTATCAACACATTTAAAGGGTAAACCTAAGTCACTAggagtcacaatatatatatatatatatatatatatatatatatatatatatatatatgtacattgtctgtgtgtgtgtgtgtgtgtgtgtgtgtgtgtacatatataatatatatgcgtgtgtgtgtttgtttctatatgtgtgtattatgggcATATAACCATAGTATTTATCACCTTGGTCAAATAAGTCAGATGTCATTTTATGtcgatgcgcgcgcgcgcatttacgGATTTGATCTAAAATGTACTTTTCTTATAATCATGGTATTTCAGATCCAGACTGTCGAACAAACTGAACAAATTGTTTGGCTGATTGGTAgttaatgaagaagaaatatCGTTGTTTACTGATTATATTACTGATGAACTTTACAATAAccccataaaacatatacatgtgtgtgtatataattatttattcatctacttattcattcattggtTTCctcgtatatttgtttatttatatgtgcaaaaCAAAAGGCAAGATGCAAAcacgttttttgttctttttccggCCGTTCTTCCCAGGCGACATCCCAGGGCATTTCGTCGACAAGGTCGCATGGCTGACGATTCCCTCTCGGTCGCCTGCTGGAGAGCGTGATGGTGCTTTGAGCTCTAACAGTAGCTGACAATAGATAGAGCTGGGTATTGCGAGGCTGACGTGCGATAGCTAGCATGTCGGCGACTTTACAGAGCTGCAGAAAGAGCTCTAGGATTTgggtgttattttaaaattttctgctttattttttctttcttttttttcttttttcttacagcATGGTTTTACAGGTTTGTTTCTGAAGGATGGCATGGTGGgacttggcgtttttttttttttttttttttttttttttttttattctttgttgtttttctattgATGAGGATTAGGATGAGGATGGTGCCGGCGGGTCTAGGAGGGGCGAGGGAGTCACTGCGGATACTGACTGGAGCGTTGCCTTATGACAGCTACTTGCCGGGCGGCGTTCCAGCACACCAGAGCCAGGGGGCCGAACCGACAGGCTGCCGGCCGCCGTCCCGAGCGCCTCTCCGGGGCCGCCGAGAGGCCCTGCGTCTCGCCCTGAGGGACGAAAGGGTCCAGACCCTGGGCCACCGAGCGGTACAGATCCACCACCCAGCCGAGGCGCCGAGGGGTCTGCCGCTTGGCCAGCCAGGAGGGCGAGGTCGGAGACGAGGGggcgccgccgccgctgctgctgctgctgctgccccgTCGGTGCATCACCTCCATAATGGCCTCCTTCTCGGCCTCGCTGAAGTCTCCGCCAAGGACGCTGTCGTCGTGAATCCGGACCGCGTCGGGCGAGGTGTCCTGCGGGGTCGCTTCCCAAGCCGCTGGGCGTGCCAGGTCCTCGTCGGCTTGCGGCCAGGGGCGGCTGGGCCTCAGCATGGGTGAGGCGCCGTGCCAGGCCTGGGCGTTCCAGTCCAGGGCGGCGGGGTGTCCTTTGGGCTCCTGGGCGAAGGAGGGCGCCCACAGCTCGTCCCGGCTGCCTGGCTGGTCCGCCGCCAGGCCGATCGCCGCCAGGAGGGCCACCATCAGGCTGCACGTCGTCTGCAACAGGTGGAAAGGAGGGTACAGCTGGTAAGCGCACGCGGTTGGGAAGATGGTAAAATGGGAAACAAATTGTCAAAGCTCAGAAGGAACCCTTGCAATaaagtaatttatttttgttaatcgtGTCATACACATTTGCATTTTTAGTGTTGAAAAGGCATTGCAAAGTAGTTATATATGGCATAGGCCTAACTGGACATAAGAAACTCCTCCAAACAGAATTCAAAGAAGTAAGaggtgttttattatttatgttttattgtttatttattataattatgtcttttagtatgtatttattataattgcgtattctattattctatcatttatGGGTTGTGGTTTTCGAGGTCACAAGAGAAATGACAAGAAGGCCTCAAATGAATGTTTATAGGCTATTTTTAGAATGAAAAATACGACaataccaaaatatattaatgGCATGTCTATTATTAGGAAATATTGCATTTGGGTGTTTGATTTTAGGACATGGTATTTATGTACTGTACGTTGAATTATTGCCATCAGGTTTGGGATTACtcgttaaaaaaaatctctctctctctctctctctctctctctctctctctctctctctctctctctctctctctctgtctctgtctctctctctctttccctccccatgcccctccctcctctccttccctctctccccctcccactccctttccccatccccatccccctcctcccttcctctttcgcattattccaccaacaacagaacccgAAAACTTCCAAAACAACGATTACCACTAATCAAGAGGTCAGCCCACGACCCCACGCCAACTACAGAAGGCTTCACAATGAGCTTCGTTAAGGAGAATTAGGAGTAACACTGAAGGGCGTGGCTTGTTAGGGTCCCTTACGCCTACACCGATGGCTTTGTGTTCTCGCGAAAGGATTATGCTTCTCGTGTGGTTAATGTGTgattcataatgtttttttttcttctttttttctttctttttttttgtctgtgagtaaAGTGTGTgtgcaacattatcattatgaaaatgattactaaagatgataacgatgacaattaCGATGGTGACGGTTTTTACActtacaataacgatgatgatgatgctgtgaATAACAACGATCACGATTAGGCAGTAGACGGGTTGTTGACTTCACATAGCATACTGCAATTTGCAATCTAAGATGAGAGAACCGCAGGGGGAAAAATTACATTTGTGAAGTTAATTTCCCTAATTACGCTACTAGGACTGACTGAGGACGAATCGAAGTTACCAGTAAATGAGGTGCTAGTTCGGAATGTCGACTTCTGGACAAAGTTTTGGTAATGAGGAGCAATCATCATGGGGAAGAATGTATTATGCGGTATGTGGATTTCCGGGCGTTGTGTAGGGTATAGACGATGTCTTTTTCattgaaaatgacgatgatgatggtaataacaatataagaacaatagcaatattgataaagcaataatattaacagcaatgataatgataatgaatattctaCAAAAGTTTGAACATCGGAAAATCTCAATCTTTGCCTCCTTACCAATCAATATCACACTATTGATTACCTGTTAATTAATTTTGTCTTTAAAACAatcaactctccccccccccctcccacacacacaccttatcctGGGAACATCTTATTTGACCTTTTTTGACCTTCGTGCCCCTGAGAAATTTGCgcgctattttctctctcttttgttgcaATTTATATGATGAGCAAGATTAAGtgatataaaaataccaaaagcaTATTGTTTAAAGTTTCAGTTAATTGATTATCTAAGATTATCTGCCACGtccacagctaaggtcattagcggaaaatataaaatttcgaaAAGTAATTTGAGTTTCACATTCAAAATTTTTTAcgtgtcattttcttttattaattttttaagggACACCTGCGCTGTTTATAGAAATTAGAATTTTCTCTTTATAGAGATTACTTATATCAGGAATTATAGAAAATATCTTATATTGGGAAAATTTCTGTAGTAAAAAGATCAGAAAATTATCCTagacttatatatctatataaagatacATGAACGTTTTGGAAGTATGTCTATATAAGGAATATAGAAGTCAATCAGCATAACGAAAGCAGAATTTTATCCCAAGATTATCTCAAAACAGAGCGAGAATAATAGATGAATACTTACatagaatacagaaaaaaaaattctataaagtAATTCTCCGTGTGATGAAACAAGAAACTTATCGTCAGCATATCTACAAAAGGAAATCTATACGGAACATTGTAGAAAAATACCCATGTAGAATAGTGGGaaaaatctatgtaaatatatttcctacTGAATTATTACGAGCTtagtttaca
This window encodes:
- the LOC119597899 gene encoding uncharacterized protein LOC119597899 — its product is MRKTTCSLMVALLAAIGLAADQPGSRDELWAPSFAQEPKGHPAALDWNAQAWHGASPMLRPSRPWPQADEDLARPAAWEATPQDTSPDAVRIHDDSVLGGDFSEAEKEAIMEVMHRRGSSSSSSGGGAPSSPTSPSWLAKRQTPRRLGWVVDLYRSVAQGLDPFVPQGETQGLSAAPERRSGRRPAACRFGPLALVCWNAARQVAVIRQRSSQYPQ